A single genomic interval of Macadamia integrifolia cultivar HAES 741 chromosome 6, SCU_Mint_v3, whole genome shotgun sequence harbors:
- the LOC122081607 gene encoding galactolipase DONGLE, chloroplastic-like, producing the protein MASASLMANLINPIPLKVFSDSRISKPRISSSFGQIKLPEWSSFSVAPRHAPVISETSSCLAQVWREIQGSKNWENLVEPLNPLLREEIIRYGELVTACYKAFDFDPNSKRYLNCKYGKKSLLKEVGLEDSGYEVTKYIYATPDINVPIQNGECCARWIGYVAVSNEDAVRRLGRRDVVVTFRGTVTYPEWLANFMSSLTPARLDPMDARPDVKVELGFLSLYTSEDSNSRFGFGSCREQLLSEVSRLVNKYKGEEVSITFAGHSMGSALALLLAYDFAELGLNSTDSNRKLPLTVYSFAGPRVGNPGFKERCEELGVKVLRVVNVNDPITKLPGVLFNENFRVWGDKYELPWSCSCYAHVGVELALDFFKMQNPSCVHDLETYIKLLRCPKKVGVQKDGEDLINKIKEWLLRVQKLDTWSWKNATKNIMANFNV; encoded by the coding sequence ATGGCTTCAGCTTCTCTCATGGCAAATTTAATAAACCCAATCCCACTTAAAGTTTTTTCTGATTCTCGGATTAGTAAGCCAagaatctcttcttcttttgggcAGATTAAATTGCCGGAGTGGAGTTCCTTCTCAGTTGCACCCAGGCATGCACCTGTAATATCAGAGACCAGCTCTTGCTTAGCTCAAGTTTGGAGAGAGATTCAAGGCTCCAAAAATTGGGAGAACCTTGTGGAGCCCTTGAACCCTCTTCTACGTGAAGAGATCATAAGGTATGGTGAGCTTGTCACAGCATGTTACAAGGCCTTTGACTTCGATCCCAACTCCAAACGCTACTTGAATTGCAAGTATGGGAAGAAAAGCTTACTAAAAGAAGTTGGCCTTGAAGATTCTGGTTATGAAGTAACCAAGTACATCTATGCAACACCAGACATCAATGTTCCAATCCAGAATGGCGAGTGTTGCGCCCGTTGGATCGGATACGTTGCAGTGTCAAATGAAGATGCAGTAAGGAGGCTTGGTAGAAGAGATGTGGTTGTAACATTCCGAGGAACTGTCACATATCCTGAGTGGCTTGCGAACTTCATGAGTTCCTTGACGCCTGCAAGATTAGACCCTATGGACGCTCGGCCGGACGTGAAGGTAGAATTAGGGTTCCTGAGTTTGTATACATCAGAAGACAGCAATAGCCGTTTTGGCTTTGGGAGCTGCCGCGAACAGCTTCTTTCGGAGGTTTCTCGCCTTGTTAACAAGTATAAAGGTGAGGAGGTGAGTATAACATTTGCTGGACACAGTATGGGGAGTGCCTTGGCACTCCTTCTTGCATATGATTTTGCCGAGCTAGGCTTAAATAGTACTGATTCGAACCGAAAATTACCTCTAACAGTCTACTCTTTTGCGGGTCCTAGAGTCGGGAATCCCGGCTTCAAGGAACGATGTGAGGAGTTGGGGGTTAAGGTTCTAAGAGTAGTGAATGTTAATGACCCAATTACAAAGCTTCCTGGGGTTCTCTTCAATGAGAACTTCAGAGTTTGGGGAGATAAATATGAGCTCCCATGGAGCTGCTCATGTTATGCTCATGTGGGAGTTGAGTTAGCTCTTGATTTCTTCAAGATGCAAAACCCTTCATGTGTTCATGATTTGGAAACCTATATCAAGTTATTGAGATGTCCTAAGAAGGTTGGAGTTCAAAAAGATGGGGAGGATCttataaacaaaataaaggaGTGGCTTTTGAGAGTACAGAAGTTGGATACATGGTCATGGAAAAATGCTACAAAGAACATCATGGCTAATTTCAATGTCTAA